A genomic segment from Mustela lutreola isolate mMusLut2 chromosome 15, mMusLut2.pri, whole genome shotgun sequence encodes:
- the CBX8 gene encoding chromobox protein homolog 8, producing MELSAVGERVFAAEALLKRRIRKGRMEYLVKWKGWSQKYSTWEPEENILDARLLAAFEEREREMELYGPKKRGPKPKTFLLKAQAKAKAKTYEFRSDSARGIRIPYPGRAPQDLASTSRAREGLRNMGLSPPGSSSSPSSTCRVEPPRDRDRERERERERERERERERERGASRTEDKPSSPGDSSKKRGPKPRKELLDPSQRPLGEASDGLGDYLKGRKLDEAPSGAGKFPAGHSVIQLARRQDSDLAQCGVANPSPAEATGKLAVDTFPARVIKHRATFLEARGQGTMDPGGPRVRHGSGTPGSVGGLYRDMGAQGGRPSLIARIPVARILGDPEEESWSPSLTNLEKVVVTDVTSNFLTVTIKESNTDQGFFKEKR from the exons ATGGAGCTTTCAGCGGTGGGGGAGCGGGTGTTCGCGGCCGAAGCCCTCCTGAAGCGGCGCATACGGAAA GGACGCATGGAGTACCTCGTGAAATGGAAGGGCTGGTCGCAGAA GTACAGCACATGGGAGCCCGAGGAAAACATCCTGGATGCCCGCCTGCTCGCAGCCTTTGAGGAAAG ggAACGGGAGATGGAGCTCTATGGCCCCAAAAAGCGAGGACCCAAACCCAAAACCTTCCTCCTCAAG GCCCAAGCCAAGGCAAAGGCCAAAACCTACGAGTTCCGGAGTGACTCGGCGCGAGGCATCCGGATCCCCTACCCTGGACGCGCCCCCCAGGACCTGGCCTCTACTTCTCGAGCTCGTGAGGGCCTTCGGAACATGGGTCTGTCCCCaccaggaagcagcagcagccctagCAGCACCTGCCGAGTGGAGCCCCCTCGGGACCGGGACCGAGAGCGGGAGCGTGAGCGGGAGCGGGAACGAGAGAGGGAGCGCGAGCGCGAGCGGGGTGCCAGCCGCACGGAAGACAAACCCAGCTCACCCGGAGACAGCTCCAAGAAGCGAGGCCCCAAGCCCCGGAAGGAGCTCCTGGACCCCTCGCAGAGGCCCTTGGGAGAAGCCAGTGATGGCCTCGGAGATTACCTCAAGGGCAGGAAGCTGGACGAGGCCCCTTCTGGGGCAGGAAAGTTCCCAGCTGGCCACAGCGTGATCCAGCTGGCCCGGAGGCAGGACTCGGACCTGGCCCAGTGCGGTGTGGCCAACCCCAGCCCGGCGGAGGCCACGGGCAAGCTGGCTGTGGACACCTTTCCGGCCAGGGTCATAAAGCACAGGGCCACCTTCCtggaggccagaggccagggcaCCATGGACCCAGGTGGCCCCCGGGTCCGGCATGGCTCAGGCACCCCCGGCTCTGTGGGGGGCTTGTATCGGGACATGGGGGCCCAGGGGGGAAGGCCCTCCCTCATCGCCAGGATCCCAGTGGCCAGAATCCTGGGGGACCCAGAGGAGGAGTCCTGGAGTCCCTCTCTGACCAACCTGGAGAAGGTGGTGGTCACCGACGTGACCTCAAACTTTTTGACCGTCACCATTAAGGAAAGTAACACGGACCaaggtttttttaaagagaaaagatga